From Leptolyngbya sp. KIOST-1, one genomic window encodes:
- a CDS encoding four helix bundle protein — MLAKPFRYSFFLFLSFSPLGTLGKLNYLLEMPVSQNPQPEDLRQRTKTFALRIIKLYGSLPKSTEAQILGKQLLRSGTSVGAHYREAVRSRSKAEYISKVGGGLQELEESVYWLELLADANLVAPQKLTSLTDEANELIAIFVTLSNRAKA, encoded by the coding sequence ATGTTGGCCAAACCTTTTCGTTATTCGTTCTTCCTTTTTCTCTCTTTCTCCCCTCTGGGTACTCTAGGCAAGCTGAACTACCTGTTAGAAATGCCCGTTAGCCAAAATCCTCAACCGGAAGACTTGCGGCAGCGAACGAAGACATTTGCCCTACGGATCATCAAGCTTTATGGCTCATTGCCGAAAAGCACCGAGGCTCAGATTTTGGGTAAACAGCTTCTACGGAGTGGTACCTCCGTAGGGGCACATTACCGAGAAGCTGTGCGATCGCGCTCCAAAGCTGAGTACATCAGCAAAGTAGGTGGCGGACTCCAAGAGCTAGAAGAGTCTGTGTACTGGCTAGAACTGCTTGCCGATGCTAATCTCGTAGCACCTCAGAAGTTGACTAGCTTAACAGATGAGGCCAACGAACTAATCGCTATTTTCGTCACTCTCTCCAACCGCGCCAAAGCTTAA
- a CDS encoding four helix bundle protein, with protein MHDFIHSYQELQVYQLAFNCSMDIYRLSRGFPEEEKDLLTRQSLTASRSVCASIAEAWGKRRYRKAFVAKLSDAQAEAAEMQTWVQVAIRCGYLDTEAGQELFGHYRTIFAALERLADNASVWVKPLE; from the coding sequence ATGCACGACTTCATTCACAGCTACCAAGAGCTTCAGGTTTATCAACTGGCATTCAACTGCTCGATGGATATTTACCGCCTCTCGCGAGGGTTTCCGGAGGAAGAGAAAGACCTGCTGACCCGGCAGTCGCTGACGGCATCGCGATCGGTGTGTGCCAGCATTGCCGAGGCCTGGGGCAAGCGTCGCTACCGTAAGGCTTTTGTGGCTAAGCTCAGCGATGCCCAAGCGGAGGCGGCAGAGATGCAGACCTGGGTGCAGGTCGCTATTCGGTGCGGGTATTTAGACACTGAAGCCGGACAAGAGCTATTTGGCCACTATCGAACCATTTTTGCCGCCCTGGAGCGGTTAGCCGACAACGCTTCTGTTTGGGTCAAACCTCTGGAGTAA
- a CDS encoding four helix bundle protein — protein sequence MQNFVHSFRDLQVYQLAFEGSVDLYRLIQQFPQGFDTYLAAKLLSTSRAVRANIAAAWGKRRNLEALIGHLSTAQLEAAEMQIWIEAATGAGYLTADVGQGLYDRYRCIYVALDQLMASAMATAKRRQGSRGAIWRATA from the coding sequence ATGCAGAACTTTGTTCACAGCTTTCGAGACCTTCAGGTCTATCAGTTGGCCTTTGAAGGCTCGGTTGATTTATATCGCCTGATCCAACAATTTCCTCAGGGTTTCGATACGTACCTGGCGGCAAAGCTCCTATCGACATCTCGGGCGGTGCGCGCCAATATTGCTGCGGCCTGGGGTAAACGACGCAATTTGGAAGCCTTGATCGGCCATCTCAGCACGGCTCAGCTGGAGGCAGCCGAGATGCAAATTTGGATTGAAGCGGCTACTGGTGCTGGGTATCTCACGGCTGACGTGGGGCAAGGCTTGTATGACCGCTATCGCTGCATTTATGTGGCCCTCGATCAGCTGATGGCGAGCGCGATGGCGACGGCCAAGCGGCGGCAGGGGAGCCGGGGGGCGATTTGGCGGGCGACGGCCTGA
- the cas2 gene encoding CRISPR-associated endonuclease Cas2 produces MFYLVTYDIVLDRRRNKVAHILEGYGMRVQKSVFECVLTPDQREMLQRKLSRYIKPEEDQVRFYPLSPRYRKKVLVLGLQPQREVDDVAFIV; encoded by the coding sequence ATGTTCTACCTCGTCACCTACGACATCGTGCTCGATCGCCGCCGCAACAAGGTAGCGCACATCCTCGAAGGCTACGGCATGCGGGTGCAGAAGTCGGTGTTTGAGTGTGTGCTGACCCCCGATCAGCGGGAGATGTTGCAACGCAAGCTCAGCCGCTACATCAAGCCCGAAGAAGACCAGGTGCGCTTTTATCCACTTTCACCTCGCTATCGCAAAAAAGTGCTCGTTCTGGGGCTACAGCCCCAGCGAGAAGTTGACGACGTGGCCTTTATTGTCTGA
- the cas1 gene encoding CRISPR-associated endonuclease Cas1 encodes MNLYREQLATAWHLVERGSQAAGVDGMTVDLFRGIAQEQIRLLHQQMRQERYVASPAKGFYLPKKSGGNRLIGIPTVKDRIVQRYLLQSIYPKLEDAFSDAAFAYRPGLSIYTAVDRVMERYRHSPAWVIKVDIQQFFDTLSWPVLLHQLDQLGLPPLWVRWIEHQLKAGMVINGHFYRPNQGVLQGSILSGALANLYLNDFDCRCLEADITLVRYGDDCVAVCQSYLEASRSLALMQDWIEDLYLTLHPEKTQIIPPDQEFVFLGHRFQGGDVEPPERQKVASKKQKTAKAVWGPPKVCSIVKSPQPIAKSSTDEYWRDGMTTLYVTDQGAYLRVKQQQFQVFHQQELRCSVPASQISHVVLFGACTVSHGAVRLALQRRIPLLYLSNKGRYFGRLQTTGQAKLEYLTQQVYKSQDPDFIRTQAASTIVGKLHNSRILLLRLNRRRKTERATQAIATLAELMETVPTADSVEAMLGYEGTGANQYFQAYASLLKGKFEFEKRTRRPPTDPVNSLLSLGYTLLSQNVHAMVEGVGLHTHFGNLHKPQANRPSLVCDLVEEFRAIAVDSLVAYLINSNIFKPDDFTPPDERGGVYLHPDAMKRFLKHWEEKLQQSVTHPHTGYKVSYRRCLELQVWEYVACLMGEQPVYRPMRMEK; translated from the coding sequence ATGAACCTCTATCGAGAACAACTCGCCACCGCCTGGCACCTGGTCGAACGGGGCAGCCAGGCCGCTGGGGTAGATGGCATGACGGTGGATTTGTTTAGGGGCATTGCCCAGGAGCAAATTCGGCTGCTGCATCAGCAGATGCGGCAGGAGCGCTATGTCGCCAGCCCAGCCAAGGGCTTTTACCTGCCCAAAAAGAGTGGGGGAAATCGCCTGATTGGCATCCCTACGGTGAAGGATCGGATTGTGCAGCGCTATCTGCTGCAAAGCATCTATCCCAAGCTGGAGGATGCCTTTAGCGATGCGGCTTTTGCCTATCGCCCCGGCCTCTCGATCTATACCGCTGTCGATCGGGTGATGGAGCGCTATCGTCACTCCCCGGCCTGGGTGATTAAGGTTGATATTCAGCAGTTTTTTGACACTCTATCTTGGCCGGTGCTGCTGCACCAGCTCGATCAGCTAGGCTTGCCGCCCCTGTGGGTGCGGTGGATTGAGCATCAGCTCAAGGCGGGGATGGTGATCAATGGCCATTTCTATCGCCCCAACCAGGGAGTATTGCAGGGCAGCATTTTGTCTGGGGCGCTGGCCAACCTGTATTTGAACGACTTTGACTGCCGCTGCCTAGAGGCCGATATCACCCTGGTGCGCTACGGCGACGACTGCGTGGCCGTGTGCCAGAGCTACCTCGAAGCCAGCCGATCCCTGGCCCTTATGCAGGACTGGATTGAAGACCTCTACCTCACCCTGCATCCCGAGAAGACCCAGATCATTCCGCCTGATCAGGAGTTTGTGTTTTTGGGGCATCGGTTTCAAGGGGGTGATGTGGAACCGCCAGAAAGGCAAAAGGTAGCAAGCAAAAAGCAGAAAACGGCCAAGGCGGTGTGGGGGCCGCCGAAGGTGTGCAGCATCGTGAAAAGTCCCCAGCCCATAGCGAAATCATCCACTGACGAATATTGGAGGGACGGCATGACCACTCTGTACGTGACCGACCAGGGAGCCTATTTACGGGTCAAGCAGCAGCAGTTTCAAGTATTTCATCAGCAGGAGCTGCGCTGCTCAGTACCTGCCAGCCAGATTAGCCATGTGGTGTTATTTGGAGCCTGCACCGTGTCGCACGGGGCGGTGCGGCTGGCTCTACAACGGCGCATTCCGCTGCTATACCTGTCGAATAAGGGCCGCTATTTTGGCCGTTTGCAGACCACCGGGCAGGCCAAGCTGGAGTATCTGACCCAGCAGGTTTACAAGTCTCAAGACCCAGACTTTATTCGCACCCAGGCGGCCAGCACCATTGTCGGCAAGCTGCACAACTCGCGGATTTTGCTGCTGCGGTTGAACCGACGGCGCAAGACCGAGAGGGCGACCCAGGCCATAGCCACCCTGGCGGAGCTAATGGAAACGGTGCCCACCGCCGATTCGGTGGAGGCCATGCTGGGCTACGAAGGCACTGGGGCCAACCAGTATTTTCAGGCCTATGCCTCGCTGCTGAAGGGCAAATTTGAGTTTGAGAAGCGCACCCGCCGCCCGCCCACCGACCCAGTCAACAGCCTGCTGAGCCTGGGCTACACGCTGCTATCGCAGAACGTGCATGCCATGGTCGAGGGGGTGGGCTTGCACACCCATTTTGGCAATCTACACAAGCCCCAGGCCAACCGGCCCTCCCTGGTGTGCGACCTGGTGGAAGAGTTTCGCGCCATTGCGGTGGATTCTTTGGTGGCCTACCTGATCAACTCCAACATTTTCAAGCCGGACGACTTTACGCCCCCCGATGAACGCGGCGGAGTTTACCTACACCCCGATGCGATGAAGCGCTTTCTCAAGCATTGGGAGGAGAAGCTGCAGCAGAGCGTAACCCATCCCCATACGGGCTACAAGGTCAGCTATCGGCGCTGTTTAGAGTTGCAGGTCTGGGAATATGTGGCCTGTTTGATGGGTGAGCAGCCGGTGTATCGACCCATGAGGATGGAGAAGTAA
- a CDS encoding AAA family ATPase produces the protein MPRSVAVHPHHRQAVAIALERNGFLTQGDLAAHLEIALSTVSNFCRGVKVSIAKFEEIAEALGLEPRELILAPGETQAAALAKPLGTRIAEGSASPMTFYAYDKGWVGREALIAELTAQVQDRCRLLMITGIVGVGKTSLAERLSLELSAFGVPLRETVEAQEQVPDFGSFAARMLEKLGEAVTPSDRTDRPQLLARLVQALQTRRQLLLIDSLEEWLQGNEQEGWSEFKDEGFLQFFQQVLAADSFQSRIILTSQELPSQLLALGTRYRNHWATQLLTGLSASEQLALFDKTGLAASLDAEGYTYLARMGHAYEGHPLALRVIAGEIGSRPYFGNVVAYWQRYGREIEAVEGAIAAATAGQAVGADDRWQLDRFTQTLRRNVRQRLEHTFQRLRQEAKFAYILLCEAAVYRCAVPEDWWLSHLDYWDCAPEKASLALDALRDRFLVEDAIESERYTLRQHSLIRSVALEHFKHLDELV, from the coding sequence ATGCCCCGCTCCGTTGCTGTTCACCCCCATCACAGGCAAGCTGTGGCGATCGCCCTAGAGCGCAACGGCTTTCTCACCCAGGGCGATCTGGCGGCTCATTTGGAAATTGCGCTTTCTACGGTGAGCAACTTTTGCCGGGGGGTAAAGGTATCGATCGCCAAGTTTGAGGAGATTGCTGAAGCCCTGGGCTTGGAACCGAGAGAGCTGATTTTGGCTCCAGGAGAGACTCAGGCAGCTGCGTTGGCGAAGCCTCTCGGGACGAGAATCGCTGAGGGGTCAGCATCACCGATGACCTTCTATGCCTATGACAAGGGCTGGGTAGGTCGAGAGGCGCTGATAGCGGAGTTGACGGCTCAGGTGCAGGATCGCTGTCGTCTGCTGATGATCACAGGCATTGTTGGGGTGGGCAAAACGTCTCTGGCCGAGCGGCTTTCGCTGGAATTATCGGCATTCGGAGTGCCCCTGAGAGAGACCGTGGAGGCCCAGGAGCAGGTGCCCGACTTTGGCAGCTTTGCGGCGCGGATGCTGGAAAAGCTGGGGGAGGCCGTCACCCCAAGCGATCGCACCGACCGACCCCAGCTTTTGGCCCGCCTGGTGCAGGCGCTCCAGACCCGTCGCCAGCTACTGCTAATCGACTCTTTGGAAGAATGGCTCCAGGGCAACGAGCAGGAGGGCTGGAGCGAATTTAAGGATGAGGGGTTTTTGCAGTTTTTTCAGCAGGTGCTAGCCGCTGACAGCTTCCAGAGCCGCATCATTCTCACCTCGCAGGAGTTGCCGAGCCAGTTGCTGGCCCTTGGCACTCGCTACCGCAACCACTGGGCTACCCAACTACTCACGGGGCTATCAGCCTCCGAACAACTGGCCCTATTCGACAAGACCGGGCTAGCCGCATCCCTTGATGCTGAGGGATACACCTACCTGGCGCGCATGGGCCATGCCTACGAAGGACACCCCCTGGCCCTGCGGGTGATCGCTGGCGAGATCGGCAGTCGGCCCTACTTTGGCAATGTGGTGGCCTACTGGCAGCGCTACGGTCGAGAGATTGAGGCGGTGGAGGGTGCGATCGCCGCTGCTACCGCTGGCCAAGCCGTTGGTGCCGATGACCGCTGGCAGCTCGATCGCTTTACCCAAACCCTACGCCGCAACGTGCGCCAGCGCCTAGAACACACCTTTCAGCGCCTCCGCCAAGAGGCCAAATTTGCCTACATTTTGCTCTGCGAGGCAGCGGTCTACCGCTGTGCCGTACCCGAAGACTGGTGGCTCAGCCATCTAGACTACTGGGACTGCGCCCCAGAAAAAGCGTCACTGGCCTTGGATGCCCTGCGCGATCGCTTTTTGGTCGAAGATGCGATTGAGTCAGAGCGCTACACCCTGCGACAGCACAGCCTGATTCGCAGCGTTGCCCTGGAGCATTTCAAGCACCTGGATGAACTGGTCTAA
- a CDS encoding toprim domain-containing protein has protein sequence MNRVLLVESPIDAMSLAVLDRAQRGPEGVSIYLSTDGSGGVPVEALKTVLRSGGVVAAGFDADGAGETMA, from the coding sequence GTGAACCGGGTGCTGCTGGTGGAGTCGCCAATTGATGCGATGTCGCTGGCGGTGCTGGATCGGGCGCAGCGGGGGCCGGAGGGGGTGTCGATTTACCTTTCAACGGATGGTTCTGGAGGGGTGCCGGTTGAGGCACTGAAGACGGTGCTGCGGAGTGGGGGGGTGGTGGCGGCGGGGTTTGATGCGGATGGGGCGGGGGAGACTATGGCCTGA
- a CDS encoding DUF6908 domain-containing protein, with protein MVERQGDELYLTHYLTQNGDMFIDSEMVFRVRGEGHIEFKETAVQIARGGESRLPDGHRTGPKGHRVLLRSSPKTLFSKGSRKPPKLSFRPRQSPKCPRKNRRISDSISGPLFMDWLADAGGWGAIALVMRVPECCVCAPQPASAILAAGEGFGGQLARYLGREQPLSWVSARLGP; from the coding sequence GTGGTGGAGCGGCAGGGGGATGAGCTGTACCTGACCCACTACCTGACCCAGAACGGCGATATGTTCATCGACTCGGAGATGGTATTTCGGGTGCGGGGGGAGGGGCACATCGAGTTTAAGGAGACGGCGGTGCAGATTGCGCGGGGTGGGGAGTCGCGGCTGCCCGATGGTCACAGGACCGGCCCAAAGGGCCATCGCGTTTTGCTGAGATCTTCTCCAAAAACATTGTTCAGCAAGGGTTCGCGGAAGCCGCCCAAGCTCAGCTTCAGGCCCAGGCAGAGCCCGAAGTGTCCCCGCAAGAACCGGAGGATAAGCGATAGCATCAGCGGGCCGCTGTTTATGGATTGGTTAGCGGATGCTGGGGGGTGGGGCGCGATCGCCCTGGTGATGCGCGTACCAGAATGCTGCGTTTGTGCGCCACAGCCTGCAAGCGCAATCCTGGCAGCGGGGGAAGGTTTTGGGGGCCAGCTTGCGCGGTACCTGGGGAGAGAGCAACCACTTTCATGGGTTAGCGCCAGGCTCGGCCCGTGA
- a CDS encoding ABC transporter substrate-binding protein, whose product MRYFLGWSRKKIASGLLVTSVLFVGACSSGEVGSNGGSSGSGSNSGQVIRIAIGTQDQVINTAVGGATVRELELLEKHLPTDGKYEGVRYEIEWSSYTSGPPITNKMLANQLDIGLMGDFPAVINLIKFQQEAKDANSVFVGTLAYSPTGAGNAVVVPKDSTATSLADLKGGTVSVPFGSAAHGMLLNALADAGLDPETDVELISQAPEVGGASLRTGQIDAHADFVPFGELFPFRGFARKIFDGAQTGVPTLHGIVVRTDFAEEHPEIVVAYLKAILEANQMFREDPEGISAQIQEWSGVDKEVVYMFLGPSGLQPLNPTIGEVQVNSLKNSIATLTKLGRLDNPVDPAEVTNWIDESYLLQAMEEMGLDYDEVVATAEGYQISGEDALTGEAITDPKQAAQFWVQGEETVRSFASIGNMVKALVELQAEGQAANVMFVHDHNNGWKLFAENSYFVSNGDQVAAFLIEADAQTYAASNGGQITAFRGLQDLYAARLPLLAGAQR is encoded by the coding sequence ATGCGCTACTTTCTAGGTTGGTCTCGAAAAAAAATTGCGTCGGGTTTGTTGGTAACCTCGGTTCTTTTTGTGGGAGCTTGCTCATCAGGTGAAGTGGGTTCTAACGGAGGTAGTTCGGGGTCAGGAAGCAATTCAGGGCAAGTCATTCGAATTGCCATTGGCACCCAAGATCAGGTCATTAATACAGCGGTTGGTGGGGCAACGGTGCGTGAGCTAGAACTGCTAGAGAAACATTTGCCCACCGATGGTAAATACGAAGGCGTTAGGTACGAAATTGAGTGGTCAAGCTACACCTCTGGTCCCCCAATTACCAACAAAATGCTGGCCAATCAGCTCGATATCGGTTTGATGGGCGACTTCCCAGCGGTAATTAATTTAATTAAGTTTCAGCAAGAAGCTAAAGATGCAAATTCAGTTTTTGTGGGTACTTTAGCCTACAGTCCTACGGGTGCTGGTAATGCGGTGGTAGTTCCTAAGGACAGCACTGCTACATCCCTGGCCGATCTCAAGGGCGGCACCGTTTCAGTTCCCTTTGGCTCAGCCGCCCATGGCATGTTGCTCAATGCACTGGCCGATGCTGGTCTTGATCCAGAAACCGATGTGGAGCTCATTAGTCAGGCTCCAGAGGTCGGTGGTGCGAGTTTGCGCACGGGTCAAATTGATGCCCATGCTGATTTTGTTCCCTTTGGTGAATTGTTCCCCTTTCGCGGTTTTGCGAGGAAGATTTTTGACGGAGCCCAAACTGGTGTGCCAACTCTCCACGGAATTGTGGTGCGAACAGATTTCGCCGAAGAACACCCTGAAATTGTGGTGGCTTATCTGAAAGCAATTTTAGAAGCGAACCAGATGTTTCGCGAAGATCCTGAAGGTATTTCGGCACAGATTCAAGAGTGGTCTGGGGTCGATAAAGAGGTAGTCTATATGTTTCTAGGTCCCTCTGGTCTTCAGCCCCTTAACCCTACCATTGGCGAGGTGCAAGTTAACTCGCTCAAAAACAGCATCGCCACATTGACCAAATTGGGCCGCCTCGACAATCCCGTAGACCCGGCAGAGGTGACTAACTGGATTGATGAAAGCTACTTGCTCCAGGCGATGGAGGAAATGGGATTAGACTACGATGAGGTGGTTGCTACAGCAGAGGGTTACCAAATTAGCGGCGAAGATGCCCTCACTGGCGAGGCCATAACTGATCCCAAACAAGCAGCCCAGTTTTGGGTCCAGGGAGAAGAGACGGTCAGAAGCTTTGCCTCTATTGGCAACATGGTCAAGGCCCTGGTTGAGCTTCAGGCCGAGGGGCAGGCGGCCAATGTGATGTTTGTCCATGACCACAACAACGGCTGGAAACTGTTTGCAGAAAACTCTTACTTTGTCAGCAATGGGGATCAGGTGGCCGCCTTTTTAATTGAGGCCGATGCTCAAACCTATGCCGCGTCTAACGGAGGACAGATTACTGCATTCAGAGGACTGCAAGATCTCTATGCAGCCCGCCTTCCCCTGTTGGCGGGTGCCCAGCGCTAA
- a CDS encoding ABC transporter permease, whose translation MTVSVSRVGYPHWLGQIINVLNVLFLAKRPVRRLLALILFFSIWQVLCTINFNIFIDFQFVPSPVEVLKATLTFFAKNPWVHFRSSIVRVLWGYTIAAGLGILLGVLIGWFAVVEDLLLPPLELLRPIPAVAWIPLAILMFPTAESGMVFITFVGAFFPVLISTIKGVESTLSDTVLIRVGQCLGAKPWHIFKDIVVPGAMPSIASGLVIGMGNAWFCLVTAEILAGRYGIGYITWESYVTSNYPPIVMGMLLIGLMGAFSSWAVSRVMEMLMPWRVIKKQGSI comes from the coding sequence ATGACGGTTTCGGTTTCACGGGTAGGCTATCCGCACTGGCTTGGGCAGATAATCAATGTTCTAAATGTTTTGTTTCTGGCCAAGCGACCGGTACGAAGACTGCTGGCTCTGATCCTGTTTTTTAGTATTTGGCAGGTTCTATGTACGATCAACTTCAACATCTTTATTGATTTCCAATTTGTACCTTCTCCCGTTGAAGTGCTCAAGGCAACGCTAACTTTTTTCGCAAAAAACCCATGGGTTCATTTCCGTTCTAGTATTGTGCGGGTGCTGTGGGGTTATACAATCGCGGCGGGGCTGGGGATATTACTTGGGGTGCTGATTGGATGGTTCGCAGTGGTCGAAGATCTATTACTACCCCCCTTAGAACTATTGCGTCCGATTCCAGCGGTAGCCTGGATTCCTCTGGCCATTTTAATGTTTCCGACTGCGGAGAGCGGTATGGTTTTCATCACCTTTGTAGGAGCATTTTTCCCTGTTCTGATAAGTACAATCAAAGGCGTAGAAAGCACCCTCAGCGATACGGTACTGATTCGCGTAGGTCAGTGTCTGGGTGCAAAGCCCTGGCATATTTTCAAAGACATTGTGGTGCCGGGGGCGATGCCCAGCATCGCGAGCGGTTTGGTGATTGGCATGGGTAATGCTTGGTTTTGTCTCGTGACTGCCGAAATCCTGGCGGGTCGCTACGGCATTGGCTATATCACCTGGGAGTCCTACGTAACCTCGAACTATCCACCCATTGTGATGGGGATGCTGTTAATTGGTCTGATGGGAGCGTTTAGTTCCTGGGCAGTGAGCCGAGTCATGGAGATGTTAATGCCCTGGCGGGTGATTAAGAAACAGGGCAGTATTTAG
- a CDS encoding ABC transporter ATP-binding protein: MTQLEQRQTTKGAVQVEGLSVAFRHRGHETLVLDSIQMGIKPGEFVCLLGPSGCGKSTLLNVIAGFIRPTAGYVMLDQAPISRPGADRGFVFQQYSLLPWKTAFQNIELGLKIRGMAKGDRTELVHDYLNRVGLYKHRNSYPHQMSGGMQQRASIVRALVNSPSVLLMDEPFAALDAQTRHMMQELLLDIWDDLKTTVIFVTHDIEEAIFLGDRICIMGVQPGHIKAELPIGLRRPRHFDDTLSAEFVNLHRQVFECIREETMKSMEGCL, encoded by the coding sequence ATGACGCAGCTAGAGCAACGACAGACCACTAAGGGAGCCGTTCAGGTCGAGGGGCTATCGGTTGCCTTTCGCCATCGAGGTCACGAAACCCTCGTCCTTGATTCAATTCAAATGGGGATTAAACCGGGAGAATTTGTCTGTTTGCTGGGCCCCTCAGGCTGTGGCAAATCGACGCTGCTAAATGTAATTGCTGGCTTTATTAGGCCTACAGCGGGCTATGTAATGCTTGATCAGGCACCCATTAGCCGTCCCGGGGCCGATCGCGGTTTTGTGTTTCAGCAGTACTCGCTGCTGCCTTGGAAGACGGCGTTTCAAAACATTGAGCTAGGTCTCAAAATCCGGGGTATGGCCAAGGGCGATCGCACTGAGCTCGTCCACGACTACCTCAACCGGGTGGGGCTCTACAAACACCGCAACAGCTACCCCCACCAAATGTCGGGGGGGATGCAGCAGCGGGCCAGCATTGTGCGGGCGCTGGTCAACTCGCCCTCGGTGCTGCTGATGGATGAGCCTTTTGCGGCCCTCGATGCCCAAACCCGCCACATGATGCAGGAGTTGCTGCTAGACATTTGGGATGACTTGAAAACGACGGTGATCTTTGTCACCCACGACATCGAGGAGGCGATCTTTTTGGGCGATCGCATCTGCATTATGGGTGTGCAACCGGGACATATCAAGGCCGAGCTGCCGATCGGGCTGCGCCGCCCCCGCCACTTTGACGACACTCTCTCGGCGGAGTTTGTCAATCTGCATCGCCAAGTCTTCGAGTGCATCCGCGAAGAGACGATGAAAAGCATGGAGGGCTGCCTGTAG